A genomic stretch from Antarcticibacterium flavum includes:
- a CDS encoding Na/Pi cotransporter family protein, translated as MENTGFDFWMFIAGLGIFLFGMRHLEDSIKALAGKSFKNLLQRFTKRSWKGILTGTAVTAILQSSTMVTLLALAFLGGGMIGLKNAVSIVLGANLGTTFTAWIVATFGFKLDIADFSFPFLAVGILSYLFLDTRPILRNLGGLLVGFGLLFLGLDYMKVAIETVAGQIDLATFSGYGLWAFVLIGVIITALIQSSSAMIVIILSALNADLIDIYQSVAMVIGANIGTTTTLIFISIGGTADTKRLMMAHVIFNVVTGTLMFFFIKPLVYVTYYIFGVEDPLMELVLLNTVLNATGILLFYPFLGFFGRFLKRRFVSATPEGETLYVKNISPKVADVALQALDKEIAEVYRITAEYIKQNFGINERDRNKESRWKKIFASASGLSKKYEKIKRIEDELTTYYAELHKENLTPHEAGQLTAIMMGLRSLIYSAKDIKDVTHNILYMLEAEDPLATKILDNLREVVYHRLEEIQQVLELEEVGEHPPSWVQENEQVYNELISELYNNIKGHSRKGVPISTITNVIKQGISSLDNLCSAIIYWKFRKVTTLDEETLPGVEEKVE; from the coding sequence ATGGAAAACACAGGTTTTGATTTCTGGATGTTTATCGCCGGTCTGGGGATCTTCCTTTTTGGGATGCGGCATCTTGAGGACAGCATAAAAGCGCTGGCAGGAAAGTCCTTTAAAAATCTGCTGCAACGGTTCACGAAGCGAAGCTGGAAAGGCATCCTCACCGGCACCGCCGTAACAGCTATTCTCCAAAGCAGCACCATGGTCACCCTGCTTGCCCTGGCCTTTTTGGGCGGGGGGATGATCGGTTTGAAAAACGCGGTGAGTATTGTCCTGGGGGCAAACCTAGGTACTACTTTCACCGCCTGGATTGTGGCGACTTTCGGATTCAAACTCGATATAGCCGACTTCTCCTTCCCCTTCCTTGCCGTTGGGATCCTGAGTTACCTTTTCCTGGACACCCGACCCATTTTGCGGAATCTGGGAGGCCTGCTGGTGGGATTTGGATTGCTGTTCCTGGGGCTGGATTATATGAAAGTGGCTATTGAGACCGTGGCCGGCCAAATTGACCTGGCAACTTTTTCCGGCTACGGCTTGTGGGCTTTCGTACTAATTGGGGTGATCATCACGGCGCTCATTCAGTCCAGTTCTGCCATGATAGTGATCATCCTTAGCGCGCTTAACGCAGACCTTATCGATATTTACCAGAGTGTGGCAATGGTCATAGGAGCCAATATAGGGACCACCACCACCCTTATCTTCATCTCCATTGGCGGTACGGCCGATACCAAACGGCTTATGATGGCGCACGTGATCTTTAATGTGGTAACGGGAACGTTGATGTTCTTTTTTATTAAGCCGCTTGTATATGTAACCTACTATATTTTTGGGGTAGAAGATCCGCTTATGGAGCTGGTGTTGCTAAATACAGTTTTAAATGCAACGGGAATTCTCCTGTTCTATCCTTTTCTTGGTTTCTTCGGAAGGTTTCTCAAAAGGAGGTTCGTTAGTGCAACCCCGGAAGGGGAGACGCTGTACGTCAAAAATATCTCCCCGAAGGTGGCAGATGTTGCCCTGCAGGCATTGGATAAGGAAATAGCTGAAGTTTACCGCATCACAGCCGAATACATAAAGCAGAATTTTGGGATAAATGAGCGCGACAGGAACAAGGAGTCCAGGTGGAAGAAAATATTTGCAAGCGCCAGCGGACTCTCAAAAAAATACGAAAAGATAAAACGCATTGAAGATGAACTCACTACTTATTATGCCGAGCTTCATAAAGAAAATCTCACCCCGCACGAGGCCGGGCAGCTTACAGCTATTATGATGGGATTGAGGTCTCTTATTTATAGTGCCAAAGATATCAAGGATGTTACCCATAATATTCTTTATATGTTGGAAGCAGAGGATCCTTTGGCAACAAAGATCCTTGATAATCTAAGGGAGGTGGTTTATCACAGGCTGGAGGAAATTCAGCAGGTATTGGAATTAGAAGAAGTAGGGGAGCATCCACCATCCTGGGTACAGGAGAATGAGCAGGTGTATAACGAACTCATTTCAGAATTATATAATAATATCAAAGGACACAGCAGGAAAGGAGTGCCAATAAGTACGATCACCAACGTCATTAAACAGGGGATCTCGTCGCTTGATAATCTTTGCAGCGCAATCATTTACTGGAAGTTCCGAAAAGTCACGACGCTGGATGAGGAAACACTACCGGGGGTGGAGGAGAAGGTTGAATAA
- a CDS encoding COG2426 family protein, with product MVYDILSAMLWSISPFGEAKVGIPYAIYNDVNYYLAFTLCFAANVMVFPVMQFFLNYINRYLLRWRFYKRSAIFVARRAKIGAGGNVKKYGFWGLLVFVMMPIPGTGVYAGTIAAWLFGLERKRAFIANTVGIYFSCVIVWTITVLSVEGIN from the coding sequence ATGGTCTACGATATTTTAAGTGCGATGTTATGGAGTATCTCTCCTTTCGGGGAAGCAAAGGTGGGAATACCTTACGCTATATACAATGATGTAAACTACTACCTGGCATTTACACTATGTTTTGCAGCTAATGTGATGGTGTTTCCGGTTATGCAGTTTTTTCTAAATTATATCAATAGATATTTATTGAGATGGAGATTCTATAAACGATCGGCCATTTTTGTGGCCAGAAGAGCCAAGATTGGAGCCGGTGGCAATGTGAAGAAATATGGGTTTTGGGGTTTGCTTGTTTTTGTGATGATGCCAATCCCCGGTACAGGGGTGTACGCAGGAACCATCGCGGCCTGGTTATTTGGTTTGGAGAGAAAGAGAGCTTTTATAGCTAACACTGTTGGAATTTACTTCTCATGTGTCATCGTATGGACTATTACAGTACTTTCTGTAGAAGGAATCAATTAA
- a CDS encoding M48 family metallopeptidase: MAFVGIHTQIKRNNRKSILLLIAFPLLILAAVYAVVFFTSVDEYGNFSPEYAFDVFLQAIPFVLTVVLIWFLIAYFAHGKMISMATKSKPLERKENMRVYNLVENLCMSVGMKMPAVRIIESDALNAFASGLKEKDYTVTLTRGLIEKLDDDELEGVIAHELMHIRNKDVRLLVVTIVFVGIFAFVVQVAFRSFLYGNIGGSRRRGKDSGGGQLMIVILIVSFIAYFISMLFKFALSRKREYMADSGAAEMTRKPWALASALKKIAPNHHVKVRSEEVQQMFIENTPKDTSAGLFGGLGGLFSTHPPIEKRIEFLEQF, translated from the coding sequence GTGGCTTTTGTAGGGATCCACACCCAGATCAAAAGGAATAACAGGAAATCTATCCTGCTCCTTATCGCATTTCCGTTGCTTATCCTGGCGGCGGTCTATGCCGTGGTGTTTTTTACCAGTGTGGATGAATACGGGAATTTTTCACCGGAATACGCTTTTGATGTTTTCCTGCAGGCAATCCCTTTCGTACTTACAGTAGTCCTCATTTGGTTCCTCATCGCCTATTTTGCCCATGGGAAAATGATCTCCATGGCCACCAAATCCAAACCCCTGGAGCGGAAGGAGAATATGCGGGTCTATAACCTGGTGGAGAACCTTTGTATGAGCGTGGGGATGAAGATGCCCGCGGTGCGCATCATTGAAAGCGATGCCCTCAACGCGTTTGCCAGCGGACTCAAGGAAAAGGACTACACCGTGACCCTCACCCGTGGTCTCATTGAAAAGCTGGATGACGATGAGCTGGAAGGGGTGATCGCCCACGAGCTGATGCATATACGCAACAAGGATGTGCGCCTGCTGGTAGTCACCATAGTATTCGTGGGGATCTTCGCCTTTGTGGTGCAGGTGGCTTTTCGAAGTTTTCTCTACGGAAATATTGGCGGTAGCCGAAGAAGAGGAAAGGATAGCGGCGGCGGACAGCTTATGATCGTGATCCTGATAGTTTCCTTTATCGCCTATTTTATCTCGATGCTCTTCAAATTTGCCCTAAGCCGAAAACGGGAATATATGGCCGATAGCGGTGCTGCTGAAATGACCCGGAAACCCTGGGCGCTTGCCTCTGCTTTAAAAAAGATCGCACCCAACCACCACGTAAAAGTGAGGAGCGAGGAGGTACAACAAATGTTCATAGAAAACACCCCCAAAGACACATCAGCCGGCCTCTTCGGCGGACTGGGAGGACTTTTTTCCACGCATCCCCCAATTGAGAAGAGAATTGAGTTTTTGGAACAATTCTAG
- a CDS encoding CPBP family intramembrane glutamic endopeptidase, with protein sequence MRAIRIPGIHNTPVRPAIDDEGHKMVLGVSLMILLAGDFCLQYLAQTYFAYSILELSSPGFWLLITNAVFISVIVLLNKQAARWSWSELGLGRPDNWWRPILVTAAVFIAVVLLSLYVKPYVEEITSPQNVDHLMVIQQNLPLLISALILVWITAAFLREVIFRAFLINTLDILLGRNRWSPWAAVVISSLIFGLMHAWQGLGGIILTGLVGLVFGTAYLLNKRRVWPLIFVHGLLDTIALVSIYNLV encoded by the coding sequence ATGAGGGCAATTAGAATACCTGGAATACACAACACTCCCGTTCGACCGGCGATCGATGATGAGGGTCATAAAATGGTACTCGGGGTTTCTTTAATGATCCTGCTGGCGGGAGATTTTTGCCTGCAATACCTCGCACAAACCTATTTTGCCTATTCAATTCTTGAACTAAGCAGTCCCGGATTCTGGCTTCTTATTACTAATGCTGTATTTATTAGCGTGATCGTGTTGCTCAACAAACAGGCCGCACGCTGGAGCTGGAGCGAGTTGGGCCTTGGCAGGCCAGATAACTGGTGGCGACCCATCCTGGTAACCGCGGCTGTTTTCATTGCCGTTGTACTGCTATCCCTATATGTCAAACCATACGTGGAGGAGATCACCTCTCCCCAAAATGTCGATCACCTAATGGTTATTCAGCAGAATTTACCGTTGTTGATCAGTGCCCTTATTCTTGTTTGGATCACCGCCGCTTTCCTTCGGGAAGTGATCTTTAGGGCATTCCTTATCAATACCCTGGATATCCTCCTGGGCCGTAACCGCTGGTCCCCCTGGGCTGCCGTGGTTATAAGCTCCCTCATCTTCGGACTCATGCACGCCTGGCAGGGACTGGGAGGAATCATCCTCACAGGGCTGGTAGGACTCGTCTTCGGCACCGCGTACCTGCTTAACAAAAGAAGGGTCTGGCCGTTGATTTTCGTTCATGGGTTGTTGGATACTATTGCGCTGGTGTCGATCTATAATCTTGTGTAG
- a CDS encoding LuxR family transcriptional regulator, producing the protein MSKSKQITNFWREEYSREVKKYDPFKVTQQFKKMAGLFTPGTSYFYILNVHDLELDYISPDVELLTGIHPKNVTIEKLLKTATPRELEWVQKKEVVVRDFYGRFLPREKITDYKLVYSYEMKDRDRKKRIMLHQATPLSISESGGMQHVLSIHTDISHLTSKSSHNVSFIDLEGRQSFYNIDPEKGVFDPEFANSKCHKVLEKLTDREQEILDLLAKGLSAKQIAGNLNISEHTVKTHRKNILKKTGCNKTAELIAERILTGLIM; encoded by the coding sequence ATGTCTAAATCGAAGCAAATCACTAACTTTTGGAGAGAAGAATATTCCAGGGAGGTGAAGAAATACGATCCTTTTAAGGTAACGCAGCAGTTCAAAAAAATGGCCGGTCTGTTTACTCCGGGCACGTCATATTTTTACATCCTCAATGTACACGATCTGGAACTGGATTATATTTCTCCAGATGTTGAATTACTCACCGGAATACATCCGAAAAATGTAACAATAGAAAAATTATTAAAAACAGCTACCCCCAGAGAACTGGAATGGGTACAAAAAAAGGAGGTAGTGGTAAGGGATTTTTACGGAAGATTTTTACCCAGAGAAAAAATTACCGATTACAAGCTGGTTTATTCTTATGAAATGAAGGACCGTGATAGGAAAAAGAGGATTATGCTTCACCAGGCAACGCCTTTATCAATTAGTGAATCGGGGGGAATGCAGCACGTGCTGAGTATACATACAGATATTTCCCATCTCACTTCAAAAAGCAGCCATAACGTTTCATTCATAGACCTCGAAGGCAGGCAATCATTCTACAATATAGATCCTGAAAAAGGGGTATTTGATCCTGAATTTGCAAATTCCAAATGCCACAAGGTCCTGGAAAAATTGACAGATAGGGAGCAGGAGATCCTTGACCTTTTGGCCAAAGGTTTAAGTGCAAAACAAATTGCCGGAAACCTTAATATTTCTGAACATACAGTTAAAACTCACCGCAAAAATATCTTAAAAAAAACAGGGTGTAATAAAACAGCAGAATTAATCGCGGAGAGAATACTTACCGGCTTAATCATGTAG
- a CDS encoding PH domain-containing protein: protein MPIDLLAKFSVTEKVINEEGRELFDMFLAPGENILLYYRHARDKVIFTDRKIIAIDIQGITGKKKEFRMFPYSKITSFSVETAGTFDWDSDLKIWVSGVGVFGVKLGKKIDIAEVGVLLSEKVK, encoded by the coding sequence ATGCCTATAGATCTTTTAGCAAAATTCAGCGTTACTGAGAAAGTTATTAATGAGGAAGGCCGTGAGCTTTTTGATATGTTCCTGGCGCCGGGGGAGAATATACTTTTATATTACCGGCACGCAAGGGATAAGGTTATTTTTACAGACAGGAAGATCATCGCGATCGATATTCAGGGAATAACGGGTAAGAAAAAGGAATTCAGGATGTTCCCTTATTCGAAGATCACCTCTTTTTCTGTAGAGACCGCAGGAACTTTTGACTGGGACAGCGACCTTAAGATCTGGGTCTCTGGCGTGGGTGTGTTTGGGGTCAAACTGGGCAAGAAAATAGACATCGCCGAAGTTGGTGTTCTGCTTAGTGAGAAGGTGAAATAG
- a CDS encoding CIA30 family protein, whose product MKFLILTTMIMSSLLLFDFSASKDWSAWEIENDVVMGGNSTSDLSRSEEGHAVFTGFVSLENDGGFASIQYHFEPKDIKGYEKAVIRVKGDGKEYQFRIKANLNERAAYVYTFKTSGDWETIEIPLNQMEPTYRGNKLDRPNFNANELQEVRFMIGNGKAENFRLEIDRIELR is encoded by the coding sequence ATGAAATTTTTAATTCTAACTACAATGATTATGAGCAGTTTACTTCTATTCGATTTTAGCGCCTCAAAAGATTGGTCTGCCTGGGAGATTGAGAATGACGTGGTGATGGGTGGAAATTCCACCAGCGACCTCTCCCGCAGTGAGGAGGGACACGCAGTCTTCACAGGATTCGTTTCCCTGGAGAACGATGGCGGCTTCGCTTCTATACAGTACCACTTTGAACCTAAGGATATCAAAGGCTATGAGAAAGCAGTAATACGGGTAAAAGGCGATGGGAAGGAATATCAATTTCGTATAAAAGCAAATCTTAATGAAAGGGCAGCTTATGTATATACCTTTAAAACCAGTGGTGACTGGGAAACGATCGAGATCCCTCTTAATCAAATGGAGCCAACATACCGCGGGAACAAGCTGGACCGGCCCAACTTCAACGCCAATGAGCTACAGGAAGTCAGGTTTATGATAGGCAACGGGAAAGCTGAGAATTTCCGGCTGGAGATTGATAGGATTGAGTTGAGGTAA
- a CDS encoding LemA family protein, with the protein MAIYIIIGILVILVIWGVSIYNNLVSLKNNRENAFADIDVQLKQRHDLIPQLLGAVKGYMEHERGTLESVTQARQKAINATGINEKIEAERELTSALQGLNVQVEAYPDLKASQNFMHLQKEIADIENKLAAVRRYFNSATKELNIAIQKFPNNIFAGMFGFTTQPMFDLGAAGRERMDVAPEIKF; encoded by the coding sequence ATGGCAATATACATCATCATTGGAATCCTCGTCATCCTCGTGATTTGGGGTGTGTCTATTTACAACAACCTGGTAAGCCTGAAGAACAACCGGGAAAATGCGTTTGCAGATATCGATGTGCAGCTTAAGCAACGTCACGATTTAATTCCGCAGCTGCTTGGAGCGGTGAAGGGATATATGGAACACGAGCGTGGAACGCTGGAGTCTGTTACCCAGGCACGTCAAAAGGCTATCAACGCTACCGGGATCAATGAGAAGATCGAGGCGGAGAGAGAGCTTACTTCAGCGCTGCAGGGACTTAATGTGCAGGTGGAAGCTTATCCGGACCTGAAGGCGAGTCAGAATTTTATGCACCTTCAGAAGGAAATAGCCGATATTGAAAATAAACTGGCTGCTGTGAGACGCTACTTCAACAGTGCTACCAAAGAGCTTAATATCGCTATTCAAAAATTTCCGAATAATATATTCGCAGGGATGTTCGGCTTTACTACCCAGCCTATGTTTGACCTTGGTGCTGCAGGAAGGGAGCGTATGGATGTTGCGCCAGAGATCAAATTCTAA
- a CDS encoding MBL fold metallo-hydrolase, whose product MKRSKFISNLSCLGALSVVTPGGLLYSQTAFSETYSFMKNSIQLIRNATLVIHYAGKKILVDPLLAEKGAYNPFAGGERNPTVELPLSVEDIIENTDLVLVSHTHSDHFDSVAREVLPRDVKIVNQPADEDYFQKLDFSNTHTLQEHLLWNDINIHRTGGKHGSGEIGKRMGTVSGFVLQAKDQPTIYIIGDSIWTEEVAQAIEEFKPDIIVANTGGARFPGYEENPILMDEEQTISLLKASGNARVIAVHMEALDHCTTTRASLQQIANSVNGEVEKLIIPKDGEEIFL is encoded by the coding sequence ATGAAAAGAAGTAAATTCATCTCCAACCTTTCCTGCCTGGGAGCACTTTCTGTAGTGACACCTGGCGGATTGCTCTATTCTCAGACAGCTTTTTCCGAAACTTATTCTTTTATGAAAAACAGCATTCAGTTAATTAGAAACGCGACTCTGGTAATCCATTACGCGGGGAAAAAGATCCTGGTGGATCCATTACTTGCTGAAAAAGGGGCTTATAATCCTTTTGCAGGAGGAGAAAGGAACCCTACGGTGGAACTGCCGTTAAGTGTGGAGGACATTATTGAAAACACAGATCTCGTGCTGGTATCGCATACACATTCAGATCATTTTGATTCGGTTGCCAGGGAAGTCCTGCCCCGCGATGTAAAAATTGTGAATCAGCCGGCAGATGAGGATTATTTTCAAAAACTGGATTTCTCCAATACCCACACCCTGCAGGAACATCTTCTGTGGAATGATATAAATATTCACCGCACAGGTGGGAAACATGGAAGCGGGGAGATCGGCAAAAGGATGGGAACCGTCTCCGGATTTGTTTTACAAGCCAAAGATCAGCCAACGATCTATATTATCGGTGATAGTATATGGACAGAGGAAGTCGCACAGGCCATCGAGGAATTTAAACCAGATATCATTGTAGCCAATACCGGCGGAGCAAGATTCCCGGGGTATGAAGAAAACCCGATCCTGATGGATGAGGAGCAAACCATCTCCCTCTTAAAAGCCAGCGGCAATGCCAGAGTTATTGCAGTTCACATGGAAGCTCTTGATCATTGCACCACCACCCGGGCCTCTTTGCAGCAAATTGCGAATTCGGTTAACGGGGAAGTTGAAAAGTTGATTATTCCAAAGGATGGGGAGGAGATTTTTTTGTAG
- a CDS encoding isoamylase early set domain-containing protein translates to MAIQKKYLKSKPVCKVTFVVPAEEAKEVSVVGDFNEWDPAAHPLKKQRNGNFKGTFDLQKDKSYEFKYLIDGNYTNEPEADSHRWNDHAGAENPVLEV, encoded by the coding sequence ATGGCTATCCAAAAAAAATATCTCAAAAGTAAACCTGTTTGTAAAGTAACCTTCGTAGTTCCGGCTGAAGAGGCAAAGGAAGTGAGTGTAGTAGGTGACTTCAATGAATGGGACCCTGCGGCACATCCTCTTAAGAAGCAAAGGAACGGAAATTTCAAAGGCACCTTTGATCTGCAAAAAGATAAAAGCTACGAATTCAAATATTTAATCGACGGCAATTACACCAACGAACCTGAAGCCGATTCCCATCGCTGGAACGACCACGCGGGAGCAGAGAATCCTGTTTTGGAAGTATAG
- a CDS encoding undecaprenyl-diphosphate phosphatase, giving the protein MTIFEGFLIALIEGITEFLPVSSTGHMILLSRFFEIHDDEFVKTFEVFIQTGAILAIAIMYIKKFLQGIDVYLKLGVAFLPIAVFGFLGYDFIKNVLFSPVVVAVSLIIGGLVLILVDKKVVSQKSRYEDITNISYKDSLFIGFWQCFALIPGVSRAAASIVGGVFNGFDKKQATEFSFLLALPTVAAAAGYDLLKTDLTFSSREFMLLGLGLLVAFVSAWFAVKIFLKIVENYGFKHFGYYRIVLGVVFLYFYL; this is encoded by the coding sequence ATGACCATTTTCGAAGGATTTTTAATAGCACTCATTGAAGGAATAACCGAATTTCTTCCGGTTTCCAGTACCGGGCATATGATCCTGCTATCCCGGTTCTTTGAGATCCACGACGACGAATTTGTAAAAACCTTTGAGGTCTTCATTCAAACCGGGGCCATCCTGGCTATTGCCATTATGTATATTAAAAAGTTCCTGCAGGGAATAGATGTCTACCTCAAACTGGGAGTGGCGTTTTTACCCATTGCCGTTTTTGGGTTCCTGGGATATGATTTTATCAAGAATGTACTTTTTAGTCCGGTGGTGGTCGCTGTTTCGTTGATTATAGGTGGGCTTGTACTTATCCTGGTAGACAAGAAGGTGGTTTCTCAAAAAAGCCGGTATGAAGATATCACCAACATTTCCTATAAAGACTCACTCTTTATCGGCTTCTGGCAATGTTTCGCCCTTATTCCAGGAGTTTCCAGGGCAGCAGCCAGCATTGTGGGAGGGGTTTTCAACGGCTTCGATAAAAAACAGGCGACTGAATTTTCTTTCCTCCTGGCTTTACCCACAGTTGCCGCAGCTGCAGGATACGATCTTCTAAAAACCGACCTCACTTTTAGCAGCAGGGAATTTATGCTCCTGGGACTGGGTTTGCTGGTTGCATTCGTATCGGCCTGGTTTGCCGTCAAGATTTTTTTAAAGATCGTGGAAAATTATGGTTTTAAGCACTTCGGCTATTACAGGATTGTCTTGGGTGTGGTCTTTCTTTACTTCTATCTCTAA
- a CDS encoding dicarboxylate/amino acid:cation symporter: protein MKKIKLALHWQILLGMAVGIIFALILSAFSWGAEFIRDWIKPFGTIFINSLKLIAVPLILASLIKGVSDLGDLSKLSKMGSRTIFTFILTTFVAVSIGLICVNLIKPGATISEETRNNLLAGYAKEVTGRIELAQEQKEAGPLQAMEDIVPSNIFFAASDNTKMLQVIFFAIFFGISLILIPSANAKPVKDFFDGFNDVILKMIDLIMRAAPLGVFALMAALVVESPDSNLFSALAMYALTVLVGLFLMLGVYAGIVYFSSRTNVQTYFKAIAPAQLLAFSTSSSAATLPVTMECVENNLRVPKEIAGFVLPIGATINMDGTSLYQAVAAVFIAQAFGMDLSLEAQLMIILTATLASIGSAAVPGAGMVMLVIVLAQAGIPEAGLALIFAIDRPLDMCRTVVNVSGDAAVSVMMDKISK from the coding sequence TTGAAAAAAATTAAATTGGCCCTGCACTGGCAGATCCTGTTAGGGATGGCGGTAGGGATAATATTCGCATTAATTTTATCAGCTTTCTCCTGGGGTGCAGAATTTATTAGAGACTGGATCAAACCCTTTGGCACCATCTTCATAAATTCCCTTAAGCTTATTGCTGTCCCCCTTATTCTGGCCTCCCTAATCAAAGGAGTTTCTGACCTGGGAGACCTTTCTAAATTATCCAAAATGGGGTCCCGAACCATTTTTACCTTTATCCTCACCACTTTCGTGGCGGTGTCGATAGGACTCATATGTGTTAATCTTATTAAGCCGGGAGCTACAATTTCAGAAGAAACCAGAAATAATTTGTTAGCCGGTTATGCCAAAGAAGTGACCGGCAGGATTGAACTGGCACAGGAACAAAAAGAAGCCGGACCGCTGCAGGCAATGGAGGATATTGTTCCTTCTAACATTTTCTTTGCGGCGAGTGATAACACAAAAATGTTGCAGGTAATATTCTTTGCTATATTTTTTGGAATAAGTCTCATTCTAATACCTTCAGCAAATGCTAAACCTGTAAAAGATTTTTTTGACGGGTTTAATGATGTTATCCTGAAAATGATAGACCTTATAATGCGAGCAGCACCATTGGGTGTGTTTGCACTTATGGCTGCTCTGGTGGTAGAATCCCCAGATTCTAATTTGTTCTCAGCGCTGGCAATGTATGCCTTGACTGTTTTGGTGGGCCTCTTTTTGATGCTGGGAGTATATGCTGGTATCGTCTATTTCTCTTCTAGAACAAATGTGCAAACCTACTTCAAGGCTATAGCACCTGCACAGTTACTTGCTTTTTCAACCAGTTCGAGTGCAGCCACGCTTCCTGTAACTATGGAATGTGTGGAAAATAACCTTCGTGTACCAAAAGAAATCGCTGGTTTCGTACTTCCAATAGGTGCAACAATTAATATGGATGGCACCAGTCTCTACCAGGCGGTGGCAGCGGTATTTATAGCACAGGCTTTTGGAATGGATCTAAGCCTTGAAGCTCAACTTATGATCATACTAACCGCTACCCTTGCCTCCATAGGATCTGCAGCTGTGCCTGGTGCGGGAATGGTGATGTTGGTGATCGTGTTGGCTCAGGCAGGTATTCCTGAAGCTGGTTTAGCCTTGATCTTTGCAATTGACCGCCCCCTAGACATGTGCAGAACGGTTGTGAATGTTTCCGGGGACGCAGCTGTTTCGGTAATGATGGATAAAATATCAAAATGA
- a CDS encoding calcium/sodium antiporter: MLLNIILLAAGLLLLIKGADWLVFGASSIAKKQQISDLAIGLTIVAFGTSAPELVVNIAASLDGHQEIVFANIIGSNNFNLFFILGVAGLITPLVVQSSTLFKEIPVSFVAVIMVLFLANSFIFQDSILSRFDGVILLILFLLFLGYVYTQLKKEPGKEEIKVINLAVWKIWGLIIIGLVALVAGGKLVVNSAIFMATSMGVSEKLIGLTIIAAGTSLPELATSVVAALKKKSDIAIGNVIGSNIFNIFFILGMSATVRPIIYDMAFNRDIYLLLVGTAVLFIFLFFGKKKLGRIPAGMLVATFILYTLYLISFEI; encoded by the coding sequence ATGTTATTAAATATAATTCTACTGGCTGCAGGTCTGCTCCTTCTAATAAAGGGAGCAGACTGGCTGGTATTTGGAGCTTCAAGTATAGCAAAGAAACAGCAAATCTCAGATCTGGCTATTGGACTTACAATAGTAGCTTTTGGGACTTCAGCCCCGGAACTGGTGGTAAATATAGCCGCCTCTTTAGATGGGCATCAGGAGATTGTTTTCGCCAATATCATTGGGAGTAACAACTTTAACCTCTTTTTTATTTTGGGGGTAGCCGGACTTATTACCCCTTTGGTAGTGCAGTCTAGTACCCTCTTTAAAGAGATCCCTGTTTCATTTGTAGCTGTAATTATGGTCCTGTTCCTTGCTAATAGCTTTATTTTTCAGGATAGCATCCTTAGCCGTTTTGACGGGGTAATTCTTTTGATTCTTTTCCTGTTATTCCTGGGATATGTTTATACCCAGTTAAAAAAAGAACCGGGAAAAGAGGAGATTAAAGTGATCAATTTAGCAGTCTGGAAGATATGGGGTCTTATAATCATTGGTTTAGTTGCCCTTGTAGCAGGAGGTAAACTGGTGGTTAATAGTGCCATATTTATGGCCACTTCTATGGGGGTAAGCGAAAAACTAATAGGACTAACCATAATAGCTGCAGGAACCTCTTTACCGGAACTTGCTACCTCGGTCGTTGCAGCTCTAAAGAAGAAAAGTGATATTGCAATTGGGAATGTGATAGGCTCTAACATATTCAACATCTTTTTTATCCTGGGTATGAGTGCCACAGTAAGACCAATTATTTATGATATGGCCTTCAACCGTGATATTTACCTGCTGTTGGTAGGTACTGCTGTCCTTTTCATATTTCTTTTTTTTGGTAAGAAAAAGTTAGGCAGAATTCCTGCAGGAATGTTGGTAGCAACTTTTATTCTCTATACTCTCTATCTAATAAGTTTTGAAATATAG